In Nicotiana tabacum cultivar K326 chromosome 11, ASM71507v2, whole genome shotgun sequence, a single window of DNA contains:
- the LOC107778879 gene encoding UDP-glucosyltransferase 29-like, which yields METRMKNIRIVMLPWLAHGHICPFLELAKALSMRNFITYLFTTPVNLTFFKQRLSVKESIRIKLMEIQLPNLPQLPPHFHTTNGLPPHLMNTLKKAFLMSKPDFFTILDTLKPDLIIYDFLQPCIPTMAATLNIPAVLFLTPGAASNSYHYHGRNNNPISDYPFREIFFRDHEHRKNKEIFDSLENDGIDEKNGVTRCFERSHDIVLIKTFKELEGKYIDYLSVLFKKKFVPVGPLVREIDQEDGEQHCEIIEWLNEKEKCSTIFVSFGSECFLSNEEIEEFALGLELSMVNFIWVVRFPMGEKKNILEVLPKGYFERVENRGIVIEGWAPQGRILEHSSIGGFVSHCGWSSVMESLNYGVPIIAMPMQHDQPLNARLVVNEVGVGMEIHRDEEGNLGKEEVARVVREVVLEKSGEILREKVNEFSEIMRENGENDIDEVVEELHKLYKKTLRHNYYLGKLF from the coding sequence ATGGAAACAAGAATGAAAAACATTAGAATTGTGATGTTGCCATGGCTAGCTCATGGTCATATCTGCCCATTTCTAGAGCTAGCAAAAGCACTTTCAATGAGAAATTTCATCACTTACCTCTTTACTACACCAGTAAATCTCACTTTTTTCAAACAAAGACTTTCTGTGAAAGAATCCATACGTATTAAGTTAATGGAAATCCAACTACCAAATTTACCTCAACTTCCTCCTCATTTTCACACAACCAATGGCCTTCCACCCCATCTCATGAACACTTTAAAAAAGGCATTTCTCATGTCCAAACCTGATTTTTTTACAATTCTTGATACTTTAAAACCAGATTTAATCATCTATGATTTTCTCCAGCCATGCATTCCAACAATGGCTGCTACATTGAATATCCCAGCTGTCCTATTTCTCACTCCTGGTGCTGCGTCAAATAGTTATCATTATCATGGTAGGAATAATAATCCAATTTCTGATTACCCTTTTCGCGAAATCTTTTTTCGTGATCATGAGCATAGGAAAAACAAGGAAATATTCGATTCGCTTGAGAATGATGGCATTGATGAGAAAAATGGTGTCACgagatgttttgaaagatcaCATGACATCGTCTTGATCAAGACTTTTAAAGAGCTCGAAGGCAAATATATCGATTACCTCTCagttttgttcaagaaaaagttTGTTCCAGTTGGCCCTCTCGTTCGAGAAATTGATCAAGAAGATGGTGAGCAACATTGTGAGATCATTGAATGGCTCAATGAGAAAGAAAAATGTTCGACGATTTTCGTTTCATTTGGGTCTGAATGTTTCTTGTCCAATGAGGAAATTGAAGAATTTGCACTAGGACTTGAGCTTAGCATGGTGAATTTCATATGGGTAGTTAGATTTCCAATGGGagaaaaaaagaatattttagaGGTTTTACCAAAAGGGTATTTTGAGAGAGTAGAGAATAGAGGGATAGTAATTGAAGGATGGGCACCACAAGGAAGAATTTTGGAGCATTCGAGTATCGGAGGATTTGTGAGTCATTGTGGATGGAGTTCAGTAATGGAGTCGCTTAATTATGGTGTTCCAATTATAGCTATGCCCATGCAACATGATCAACCACTAAACGCAAGGTTAGTGGTAAATGAAGTAGGGGTAGGAATGGAAATTCATAGAGATGAGGAAGGAAATCTTGGCAAAGAAGAGGTGGCTAGGGTTGTAAGAGAAGTGGTGTTAGAGAAAAGTGGAGAGATATTGAGGGAAAAAGTAAATGAATTTAGTGAGATAATGAGAGAAAATGGAGAAAATGACATTGATGAGGTGGTGGAAGAGTTGCATAAGCTTTACAAGAAAACATTAAGGCATAATTATTACTTAGGAAAactattttag
- the LOC107778877 gene encoding uncharacterized protein LOC107778877 isoform X1 — MRFKKGSKVEVMNKNNSPVSWTPAEILSGNGHTYSVRYDCYRGMESEMTVERVARRDIRPCPPPLEGVQNGETGQIIEVFDNCSWKTARIVNVLNRGYYLVHPTGCPQEIKVHRSNTRVRQCWQDEKWHLIGKGSGTCAKPDQLSAQKPCKKLSLVLSARNGCHVRDGDLAAQGNIKRQKSHSSSLMSLKRVSDESSRNIQEVVAAERGFKRQRIVPASLGGKTHVIAKCKGNMMDEKCVGASFNNWSDEYYGLKPTKKSGANGYSAARIGESNDSDSDACSVGSCSIYHESPDKISSFSAEIHCQVPNLLCSDAESFQGSAEAHEEESCRLSSEDNVAASIHELELHAYRCTLEALYASGPLSWEQEALLTNLRIALHISNDEHLTELRTLISAGTGIHVS; from the exons ATGAGGTTTAAAAAAGGAAGTAAAGTTGAGGTGATGAACAAGAACAATTCGCCCGTATCTTGGACTCCCGCTGAGATCCTCTCTGGTAATGGGCATACTTACTCTGTTAGGTATGATTGTTATCGTGGTATGGAAAGTGAAATGACGGTCGAGAGGGTTGCAAGGAGGGACATCAGACCGTGTCCGCCTCCTCTAGAGGGTGTGCAGAATGGGGAAACTGGTCAAATAATCGAGGTGTTCGATAACTGTTCATGGAAAACTGCCAGAATTGTGAATGTTTTGAACAGAGGCTATTATTTGGTACACCCAACTGGGTGTCCTCAGGAGATTAAGGTTCACAGATCAAACACCAGAGTGCGACAATGTTGGCAAGATGAAAAATGGCACTTGATCGGAAAG GGATCTGGTACCTGTGCAAAACCTGACCAGCTTTCTGCTCAAAAACCTTGTAAAAAGTTGAGCCTGGTCTTAAGTGCTAGGAATGGTTGTCATGTTAGAGACGGAGATTTAGCTGCTCAGGGAAACATTAAAAGGCAGAAGTCTCATTCTAGCTCTTTGATGTCACTGAAAAGGGTGTCAGACGAATCATCTAGAAACATTCAGGAGGTAGTGGCAGCTGAGAGAGGTTTTAAGAGACAAAGAATAGTTCCGGCTTCCTTAGGAGGCAAGACACATGTTATTGCCAAGTGCAAAGGAAATATGATGGATGAGAAGTGTGTGGGTGCTTCATTTAACAATTGGTCTGATGAATATTACGGATTGAAACCTACAAAAAAGAGTGGTGCCAATGGCTATTCCGCTGCCAGAATTGGAGAATCTAATGATTCTGATAGTGATGCATGCTCAGTTGGTAGTTGTAGTATTTATCATGAGAGTCCTGATAAAATTTCTAGCTTTTCAGCCGAAATTCATTGTCAAGTACCTAATCTTCTGTGCAGTGATGCAGAGTCTTTTCAAGGTTCAGCAGAAGCACATGAGGAGGAAAGCTGCCGTCTTTCTTCGGAGGATAATGTTGCAGCAAGTATTCATGAGCTGGAGTTGCATGCTTATCGCTGCACTTTGGAGGCATTGTATGCTTCTGGTCCCTTGAGTTGGGAACAAGAAGCATTACTAACAAATCTCCGCATCGCACTCCATATCTCAAATGACGAACATTTGACGGAGCTCAGGACTTTAATTTCTGCTGGAACTGGTATTCATGTCAGTTGA
- the LOC107778877 gene encoding uncharacterized protein LOC107778877 isoform X2 — protein MRFKKGSKVEVMNKNNSPVSWTPAEILSGNGHTYSVRYDCYRGMESEMTVERVARRDIRPCPPPLEGVQNGETGQIIEVFDNCSWKTARIVNVLNRGYYLVHPTGCPQEIKVHRSNTRVRQCWQDEKWHLIGKGSGTCAKPDQLSAQKPCKKLSLVLSARNGCHVRDGDLAAQGNIKRQKSHSSSLMSLKRVSDESSRNIQEVVAAERGFKRQRIVPASLGGKTHVIAKCKGNMMDEKCVGASFNNWSDEYYGLKPTKKSGANGYSAARIGESNDSDSDACSVVMQSLFKVQQKHMRRKAAVFLRRIMLQQVFMSWSCMLIAALWRHCMLLVP, from the exons ATGAGGTTTAAAAAAGGAAGTAAAGTTGAGGTGATGAACAAGAACAATTCGCCCGTATCTTGGACTCCCGCTGAGATCCTCTCTGGTAATGGGCATACTTACTCTGTTAGGTATGATTGTTATCGTGGTATGGAAAGTGAAATGACGGTCGAGAGGGTTGCAAGGAGGGACATCAGACCGTGTCCGCCTCCTCTAGAGGGTGTGCAGAATGGGGAAACTGGTCAAATAATCGAGGTGTTCGATAACTGTTCATGGAAAACTGCCAGAATTGTGAATGTTTTGAACAGAGGCTATTATTTGGTACACCCAACTGGGTGTCCTCAGGAGATTAAGGTTCACAGATCAAACACCAGAGTGCGACAATGTTGGCAAGATGAAAAATGGCACTTGATCGGAAAG GGATCTGGTACCTGTGCAAAACCTGACCAGCTTTCTGCTCAAAAACCTTGTAAAAAGTTGAGCCTGGTCTTAAGTGCTAGGAATGGTTGTCATGTTAGAGACGGAGATTTAGCTGCTCAGGGAAACATTAAAAGGCAGAAGTCTCATTCTAGCTCTTTGATGTCACTGAAAAGGGTGTCAGACGAATCATCTAGAAACATTCAGGAGGTAGTGGCAGCTGAGAGAGGTTTTAAGAGACAAAGAATAGTTCCGGCTTCCTTAGGAGGCAAGACACATGTTATTGCCAAGTGCAAAGGAAATATGATGGATGAGAAGTGTGTGGGTGCTTCATTTAACAATTGGTCTGATGAATATTACGGATTGAAACCTACAAAAAAGAGTGGTGCCAATGGCTATTCCGCTGCCAGAATTGGAGAATCTAATGATTCTGATAGTGATGCATGCTCAGTTG TGATGCAGAGTCTTTTCAAGGTTCAGCAGAAGCACATGAGGAGGAAAGCTGCCGTCTTTCTTCGGAGGATAATGTTGCAGCAAGTATTCATGAGCTGGAGTTGCATGCTTATCGCTGCACTTTGGAGGCATTGTATGCTTCTGGTCCCTTGA